A portion of the Bubalus kerabau isolate K-KA32 ecotype Philippines breed swamp buffalo chromosome 1, PCC_UOA_SB_1v2, whole genome shotgun sequence genome contains these proteins:
- the LOC129623236 gene encoding olfactory receptor 18-like has product MYLVTMLGNLLIILAITSDPHLHTPMYFFLSNLSLADISFISTIVPKMIVDIQTHSRVISYGGCLTQMSISSLFGCMESMLLSVMAYDRFVAICHPLHYTIIMNPRTCCIFILVSFFVSLLDSLMHNVIVLQLTCFKDIEISSFFCDPSQLLNLGCSDTFMNSIVRYIIVAISGFLPTSGIFFSYYKILVSILRVPSSSGMYKAFATCGSHLAVVCLFYGTALGVYLSSAISLSPRKDVAVSVVYTVVTPMLNPFIYSLRNKDIKKAMWRFLSRTISA; this is encoded by the coding sequence ATGTACCTGGTCACCATGCTGGGGAACCTGCTCATCATATTAGCCATCACCTCTgacccccacctccacacccccatgtacttcttcctctccaacctgtcTTTGGCTGACATCAGTTTCATCTCCACCATTGTTCCCAAGATGATTGTGGACATCCAAACTCACAGCAGAGTCATCTCCTATGGGGGCTGCCTGACACAGATGTCTATTTCTAGCCTTTTTGGGTGTATGGAAAGTATGCTTCTGTCTGTGATGGCTTATGACAGGTTTGTGGCCATCTGTCACCCACTGCATTATACAATCATCATGAACCCACGCACCTGTTGCATCTTCATTTTGGTGTCTTTTTTTGTTAGCCTTTTGGATTCCCTGATGCATAATGTGATTGTGTTACAACTTACCTGCTTCAAGGATATAGAAATTTCTAGTTTCTTCTGTGACCCTTCTCAGCTGCTCAACCTTGGCTGTTCTGATACTTTCATGAATAGTATAGTCAGGTATATTATCGTTGCCATCTCTGGTTTTCTCCCTACCTCAGGAATCTTTTTCTCTTACTATAAAATTCTTGTCTCCATTCTGAGAGTCCCCTCATCAAGTGGGATGTATAAAGCCTTTGCCACCTGTGGCTCTCACCTGGCAGTGGTATGCTTGTTTTATGGAACAGCCCTGGGGGTATATCTCAGCTCAGCCATCTCCCTTTCTCCAAGGAAGGATGTAGCAGTCTCAGTGGTTTACACTGTGGTCACCCCCATGCTAAACCCCTTCATCTATAGTCTGAGGAACAAAGACATCAAAAAGGCCATGTGGAGGTTCCTCAGCAGAACAATCTCAGCTTAG